A region from the Aliarcobacter thereius LMG 24486 genome encodes:
- a CDS encoding endonuclease yields MNKIIILLITISISLFANNFSKSKKILLKQIYHDNKVSFYCSNPYEITRVKNKEVTLIIQNDRYYTPRNAFTKKGNENVRAKRVEWEHVFPAENFGRHLPCWKEGGRKACSKDKLFNQMEADMHNLVPAIGEVNADRSNYRYGADLPKKGMYGNCEFEVNFKDRRAYPRKEIRGDIARIYLYMSDKYNIKLSNQERKLMEAWNKQDPISEWEIEKNKRVAKIQGNFNPYIK; encoded by the coding sequence ATGAATAAAATTATAATACTACTTATAACTATTTCAATTTCACTATTTGCTAATAATTTTAGTAAATCAAAAAAGATACTATTAAAACAGATATATCATGATAATAAAGTAAGCTTTTATTGCTCTAACCCTTATGAGATAACTAGAGTTAAAAATAAAGAAGTTACTTTAATTATTCAAAATGATAGATATTATACTCCCAGAAATGCTTTCACAAAAAAAGGTAATGAAAATGTTAGAGCAAAAAGAGTAGAGTGGGAGCATGTATTTCCTGCTGAAAACTTTGGAAGACATTTACCTTGTTGGAAAGAGGGTGGAAGAAAAGCTTGTAGCAAAGATAAACTATTTAATCAAATGGAAGCTGATATGCATAACTTAGTTCCTGCTATTGGTGAAGTAAATGCAGATAGAAGTAATTATAGATATGGTGCTGATTTACCAAAAAAAGGAATGTATGGTAACTGTGAGTTTGAAGTAAACTTTAAAGATAGAAGAGCATACCCAAGAAAAGAGATAAGAGGTGATATTGCTAGGATTTATCTTTATATGAGCGATAAATATAATATAAAACTTTCAAACCAAGAAAGAAAACTAATGGAAGCTTGGAATAAACAAGACCCAATAAGTGAATGGGAAATTGAAAAAAATAAAAGGGTCGCTAAAATTCAAGGTAACTTTAATCCATATATAAAATAA
- a CDS encoding zeta toxin family protein, whose product MNKTEDQALKYLKENKKDFLEKYLCGYEVHDIKTAIFTAGASGAGKTEYAISRKEKEPFLLHMDIDYIREFFSPIGYNGTNSSDYQKPASKGVNWLFDRATKKGYSFILDSNFAEATIAQSNIQRLLDKGYVVEINYIFRDIQKSFEFAKQRESITKRKVPLDVVKSSFKNSFDTTLLIKSIFQDAIILNIFDRENDIIHEDVDEKQFYILLAGEIL is encoded by the coding sequence ATGAATAAAACAGAAGATCAGGCTTTAAAATATTTAAAAGAAAACAAAAAAGATTTTTTAGAAAAATATTTATGTGGTTATGAAGTCCACGATATAAAAACTGCAATTTTTACAGCAGGTGCAAGCGGAGCAGGTAAAACAGAATATGCAATAAGTAGAAAAGAGAAAGAACCTTTTTTATTACACATGGATATTGATTATATTAGAGAGTTCTTCTCACCTATTGGATATAATGGCACAAATTCAAGTGATTATCAAAAACCAGCTTCAAAAGGTGTAAATTGGTTATTTGATAGAGCAACTAAAAAAGGTTATTCTTTTATATTAGATTCAAATTTTGCTGAAGCTACTATTGCTCAAAGTAATATTCAAAGACTTTTAGACAAAGGTTATGTAGTTGAAATAAACTATATTTTTAGAGATATTCAAAAAAGTTTTGAATTTGCTAAACAAAGAGAATCAATTACAAAAAGGAAAGTTCCTTTAGATGTTGTCAAAAGTAGTTTTAAAAATTCATTCGATACAACATTACTTATTAAATCTATTTTTCAAGATGCTATCATTTTAAATATTTTTGATAGAGAAAATGATATAATTCACGAAGATGTAGATGAAAAACAATTTTATATTTTATTGGCAGGAGAAATTTTATGA